The genomic DNA TCACAACCGTTCGAGACCCCGCGGGGCGCCCACGATCACGGTGCCATCCGGCTGTCGCACGAACCGCATTCCGTCGACGCCGAAGGCGCCGAGGAGGACGTCGTCGCCATCGCGCCGCACCGAGGCCTGGCCGGCGCTGAACGTGCCATCCGGGCCTGGCTCGATCCGACCGACGAGGTCGAGGCCGATGCGGAACCTTCCATCTGGCTCGATGGTCACGAGAGTGCCGAGCTCGGGGCTGAGATAGCTTCCGACCGGCGGAGCGGCGGAGGGATCCGGGGCGGCACAGCGCTCGAAGGTGAGATCTCGGCCAGGGCGCATGTCGATGCGGAGGCGAAGCCGGTCGGCGTCGATCAGCAGTTGGAGTCCCTCTCCCCGATCATCGCCATACCACCAGCCGTCGTCGGCGAGCCGGAAGTGTCCGCTCTGGAATCCGGACAGGGTCAGGGTGCCATCCGGCTGCGGTTGGGTGCACACCGACTCATCGGCACCGCGCATGATCCACCATCCACCTGCGGGGGCGGCGGCATCACGACCATCGACGAGTGTGGGGGCGGCCGGCTCGGGAACCCCGGCGGCGTGGCGCGCGACCTTCGTCGCGATGACAGTAGGGCGCACGGCGGAGTGGTTGGCCAGCACGACGACGCCGAGGTCGCTCTCGGGAAGGTAGTACAGGTGCGAGCGGTACCCGGCGACGGCGCCGGCGTGGCCGATCGCACGCTCGCCTCCGAGATCGGCGTGATAGATGCCGTAGGCGTAAGGCCCGACGCTTCCATCGGGAAAGGTCGGGGTGCTGTCGACGAGCGTGTCGCGGATGTCGTCTCCGAGAGCGTCACCGTCTCTCAGGAAGCGGAACCAGGCGCCGAGTTCGCTCAGGCTCGTGACCAGACCTCCATCGCCGACGGCGCACTCCTCGGAGTCCGCCCGCTGCAGGTGGTCGGCGACCGTCTCGTATCCGTACGCGAACTCCGAGAGCACTGCGCGACTGTCCTCGCGGAAGAGGGTGCGGTGCATGCCGAGCGGGGCGAAGATCCGTTCAGCGGCGAACTCGCCGAGGGTGCGACCGGTGACCCGGTGCACCAGCGAGGCGGCGAGGACATACCCCGTGTTGGAGTAGTTGAAGGACGAGCCGGGGGTGAAGTTGAGGGTCGCAAGGCCGGCGACGAACTCCAGCGTCTGGTTCTGGGTGATCCGAGTGAGGGGACGCCCGGTGAGTTCGGTGAGTTGCAGCCATTCCGGCAGCCCGCCGGTATGTTGCAGACACTGCGTGATCGTCACGGGCGTCGTCAGCCGCAGCTCCGGCAGGTGCGATCGGATGTCGTCTTCGAGGTCGATGAGTCCGTCACGGGCGAGGAGCAGCACAGCGGTCGCCGCGAACTGCTTGCTCATCGAGGCGATGTCGAAACGGGTGTCCTCGTCGATAGGGACGCCGAACTCGACTGATGCCAGTCCGGCCTCGGCGTGAGCGGTCAACGTCCCGCCGTGGTAGATCCCCACGGCGAGACCGGGGCCGGAGGGGTCTGCCGATTGTGCGACGAGCTGTGCAAGGAGTTGCGCGAGGGTCTCGTTGTCCATGACCGAAGTCTTCCGGTGGGGGTCTCCTCAGGCCTTGTCGGAACGGGCAAAGTGCACTCGTCGAGATTGGTCGTCTGCACGGCGCTGGGCGGTTGGGCGGGTCGGTTGAGCGCTCGGTTCAGGGGGCGTCGGTTCGCCAGACGGCGCGCAGGACGTCGATCACGTCGTCGGGTTCGACCCCCGTCGAGACGGCATCGGCCACCAGATCCCGAATGTGCCGGATGACGGAGAGGGGGAGGACAGCGGCCGACTCGGCGACGCGGGTTCCGGCGGCCGTGCGACTGACGACGAGGCCGTCCTGCTCCAGCATCTTGTAGGCCTTCGCTGCGGTCCCGGCGGCGACACCGAGGTCGTTCGCCGTCTGGCGCACGGTCGGCAGGCGCTCATTCGCGCCCAGCTGACCGGAGACGATGAGTCCGCGAAGCTGCCGATAGATGTCCATGGCCGGGCTTCCCTCCTCTGTCGAAGACAGGAGGGGACGCTCGGTCACAGCGCGGCCTCTGCGTGGGCCTGGACGTCGGTCTGGTCCGGTGAGGAAAGGGCGGCGAGCGCGCGACGCGGACGGATAGCGACGAGCAGGAGCAGCACGAATGCGGTGACCTCGAGAATCGGTGCGAACCAGCCGGCGGCGATGGCGAGTTCCGCATACCGCCACGTCATGTCGTAGGGCGCACCCCCGTTCTGGCCCTCGATCACCAGCGTCGAGCCCGATCCGGCGCTTGCGATGAACCGCCAGGCGCCGGCCAGTGCGAGCAGGATGCCGGCGGTCGCGACGCGTACGGCGCCGATGGCGACCTCGCGACGGGCGCCCCGTTCGGCGGCGACGGTCTCGGGCCGGATGTAGGGGCGCTCCGCGTTGCGCTGGAGCACCGCCCAGGTCGCGAAAGAGAGAGCGGCGAGGCAGATCAGCACCGGAACACCGTAGGCCCAGCCATAGAACCACGGGCGGATCGGGTCGATCGCGGCTTCGTTGGGCACGGGGATCTCCAGCCAGATGTATCGGCCGTGATCATCAGCCGATGAAGACAGCCCCGCGGCGATGGTCGTCGCCGCCAGGGCGAGCAGTGCGAGACACACGCCGATGAGGCCCGGTCGCGGGCTGAAACTCGTCCAGGTGCGACGGGATGCGGGCACGACGGGGACCTCAGGCTGCGTCGTTCCTCGAATCGCGACCATTCCCAAGATCACGACCATGCCGACGAATGCTGAGAAGACGGGAGTGGCGTATCGCCACCACGAAATCTGGTCGGACATGGCGAGGACGTATCCGCGAACGATGTTCTCCACCGCGAAGACGAGGGCCACGGCGATCGCGATGACGCGAAGGGCGCGCTGCTCGGGCAGGTATCTCGCCGTGACCGATTGGGTTACGGGGTGGGGAGTCGGTGCAGCGACACGAGTCCCGTGCCTCTGCCGAGTCGCGAAGACGAGGATGCCCCCGGCGATGATCACGGCGATCACCAAGGAGAACAGGGGGAGCGACAAGGCCGCACCGACGAGTTCCATCGGGCCGAACATGAAAGTGCTTCTCTGCGGCATTGTCGTCTCCGATCGATGAGTTGTGTCATATGTCTATCACAACTTGTATCACGATGGAGATACAAAGGCCGGCGCAGGATCCTCGCATCCAGGCCAACTACCCTGGATAGCAACATGGCACATCTTCTCGGGGCCGAAGGCCTCCATCTCGAGTACCCGACCAGGGTCGTCTTCGACTCCGTCACCGTTGGAATCGAAGAGGGGGATCGCATCGGCATCGTCGGTCGCAACGGCGACGGAAAATCGAGCCTCCTCGGCATGCTGGCCGGTCTCAAGCAGCCGAACGCGGGACGCGTCACGGTCCGCAAGGGAACGACCATCGGTGTGCTCGATCAGGCCGACACTCTCGACGATTCGCTCACCGTCGCAGAGTCGGTGGTCGGCGACACGCCTGAATACGAATGGGCGGGGGATGCTCGCACCCGGGATGTCATCGAGGGCCTCCTGAAGGATCTCGCCTGGGATGCTCCGGTCCTCTCCCTCAGTGGTGGTCAGCGCCGCCGTGTCTCGCTCGCCAAGCTCCTCACCGGCGACTGGGATGTCATCGCCCTCGACGAGCCCACCAACCACCTCGACGTCGAAGCCATCACCTGGCTCGCCGGGCACCTCAAGAAGCGCTGGGCCGCGAATTCCGGTGCGCTCATGGTCGTGACCCACGATCGCTGGTTCCTCGACGAGATCTGCACCGAGACGTGGGAGGTGCACGACCGCATCGTCGAGCCCTTCGAGGGCGGGTATGCGGCGTACATCCTGCAGCGCGTCGAGCGCGACCGGATGTCCGCGGCCACCGAGGCCAAGCGGCAGAACCTGGCCAAGAAGGAGCTCGCCTGGCTGCGCCGCGGCGCCCCCGCGCGCACCGCGAAGCCGAAGTTCCGCATCGACGCGGCCAACGAGCTCATCGCTGACGTTCCGGAGATCCGCGACAAGGTGTCGCTGCAGTCTCTCGCCGTCTCGCGACTCGGCAAGGACGTGGTCGACCTCCTCGACGTCAGTGTGACCTTCCCGGCGACGGAATCCGCGCCGTCGCGCGAAGTGCTCCGCGACGTGGAATGGCGCATCGCGCCGGGGGAGCGCACCGGAATCCTCGGGGTCAACGGCGCCGGCAAGTCCACGCTGCTCGGCCTGATCTCGGGAACCGTCGCCCCCACCGCCGGGCGGGTCAAGCGTGGCACGACCGTGAAGGTGAAGACCCTCACGCAGCGCCTCGATGAGCTCACCGAGGTGTGGAAGGAGCCGGTGAGGGTCGTCATCTCGCGGCTGCGCACCTCGTACACCCTCGGCGCCGGATCGAAGGCGCAGGACCTCACGCCAGGGCAGCTCCTGGAACGGCTCGGCTTCGACTCGGCGCAGCTGTCGACTCCGGTCAAGGACCTCTCGGGTGGCCAGCAGCGCCGCCTGCAGCTGCTCCTGGTGCTGCTCGACCAGCCCAACGTGCTGATCCTCGACGAGCCGACCAACGACCTCGACACCGACATGCTCGCCGCGATCGAGGACCTCCTCGATTCGTGGTCGGGCACCCTCATCGTCGTGTCCCACGACCGATACTTCCTGGAACGCGTCACCGACCAGCAGTACGCGATCCTGGGAGGGCACCTGCGTCACCTTCCCGGTGGCGTGGACGAGTACCTCCGGCTGCGCACGCTGGAGCGGGATGCCAAGCCCTCTGCGGTCGCGACCGCATCGGCATCCGCAAGCCTCGACGGTGCAGCGCTCCGCACGGCGCAGAAGGAGATCGCGTCCCTCGAGCGGCGCATCCAGAAGCTGACACAGCAGGTGAATGCGGCGAAGCAGGCCCTCGCCGAGCACGACCAGGGCGACTATGAGGGTCTCGGCACGAAGATGAAGGCCATCAGTGCGCAGCAGGCCGAGATCGAGGAGCTGGAGCTGCGCTGGTTCGAGCTCACCGAACAGCTCGACTGATCTTTCGAGGCTGTGACGCTCTGTGACAGCTCGATTCCGCGCGCGTGAGGTACCCCGCTTAGCGTTGCGGAGTCCCCCCACGAGAGGAACCCGAAAGTCATGTCCCGTCGCTCCACATCCATCATCGCCGCGCTCGCCGCGGTCCCGCTTTTCATCGCGCTGTCCGGCTGCGCCACGGCGACGTCCGGCGCCGGTTCAGACGGCGCAGACGCTCCGGCTGACGAGACCGTGAAGATCGGTGTCGTCGGCAAGGGTGAGCCGCAGTGGGAAGCGTTCGTCGACGCGGCCGCCGATGAGGGAATCACGGTCGAGCTCGTCGATTTCGGCTCCTACGAGCAGCCGAACCCGGCGCTCGCCGAAGGTGAGCTCGACCTGAACCAGTTCCAGCACATCGTGTACCTCGCGGGCTACAACGTCGCTTCGGGCAAGGACCTCACGGTCATCGGCTCGACAGCGATCTTCCCGCTGGGGCTGTACTCGAAGAAGTACGACGACGTGAAGAGCATCCCCAAGGGTGAGACGGTCGTCGTTCCGGACGATGCCACGAACCAGGCGCGCGCACTGCTCGTCCTTCAGTCGGCCGGTCTCGTCGAGCTCAAGAGCGGCGGAACGATCTTCTCCGACCTCGCGGATGTCGACACCGCGAAGTCGAAGGTCCAGGTGACCGCGCTCGAAGCGGCGCTCATCCCCACCTCGCTGCCGGATGTCGCCGCGGCGATCATCAACAACGACTTCGTGACCGATGCCGGGCTCACCTTCGACGACGCCATCGCCCAGGATGACCCGGAAGACTCCAATGCGCTGCCGTACGTGAACATCTTCGCGGCCCGCGCAGAGGATGCCGACAACAAGACGTATCTGAAGCTGGTGGAGATCTTCCAGACCGACGAGGCTGTGCAGGCGGGACTCGCGGAGTCCTCCGGCAACACCAACGTCTCGCTGCAGACTCCGGTCAAGGACCTCGTCGCCTCGTTGAAGAAGGTCGAGAAGGACACCGAGGCTCAGAAGGGCTGAGACCCTTCGTTCAGCCGAAATGCGAGAGAATCGGGCGGCGCACATCGCGTCGCCCGATTCGCCGTATCCATCGATCAACACCGGAGATCCCATGCCGATCGTGAGCCTGACGAACGTCTCGAAGGCGTATCCGTCGTCCGACAGAGGCGCCGGCGACGTCGTCGCCGTCGCCGTCGACGATGTGACACTCAGTATCGACAAGGGCGATGTCTACGGCATCATCGGCTACTCGGGCGCGGGCAAGTCGACCCTGGTGCGGCTGATCAACGCGCTCGAACCCGCCACCGGCGGGACCATCACGGTGGACGGCGTCGACATCACCGCGCTGGACGAGCGCGAACTGCGCCGCGTCCGCGGCGGGATCGGGATGATCTTCCAGCAGTTCAACCTGTTCTCCGCGAAGAGCGTGAAGGCGAACATCGCCTACCCGCTGAAGCTCGCCGGCTGGTCGAAGGCAGACATCGAGGCCCGCGTCGCCGAGCTGCTGTCGTTCGTCGGGCTCAGCGACAAGGCGAAGGCCTACCCCGAGCAGCTCTCCGGCGGGCAGAAGCAGCGCGTCGGCATCGCCAGGGCGCTCGCGACGGGACCGGCCATCCTGCTGGCCGACGAGGCCACCAGCGCACTGGATCCGCAGACGACCCACGAGGTCCTCGACCTCCTCAAGCGCGTCAACCAGGAGCAGGGCGTCACCATCGTCATCATCACGCATGAGATGGACGTCATCCAGACGATCGCCACGAAGGTCGCCGTCATGGAGGCCGGACGCGTCATCGAGCAGGGCGACGTGTTCGATGTGTTCTCCGCCCCGCAGAACCCGGCATCGCAACGCTTCGTCGGCACTGTCGTCAAGGGCATCCCGTCGCCCTCCGAGCTGTCCGTGCTGCGCGAGCGGCACACCGGCCGCCTGGTGACGTTCTCCTTCCGTGACGGCAGCACCTCACAGGCCAGGGTCTTCCTGGATCTCGCGCAGGAGGGCCTCGAGTTCGAGCTCGTCTTCGGCGGCATCAACGACATCCGCGGTCGGGCCTTCGGGCACCTGACGCTGGCCATCCGCGGCGATGCGGCGGCGATCGACCGGGCCTTGGAGGTCATCGGTCAGCGCGTCGAAGTGACCGAGATCTCGCGAGAGGAGGCCCGCTGATGGATCGCCTGAACGAACTCTGGCCCCAGTTCTGGGTCGCCGCACTCGAGACGCTGTACATGACGTCGATCGCCCTCGTCTTCGGCGGCATCCTCGGTCTCGTCTGGGGGGTCGTGCTCTACGTCACCCGTAGCGGCGGAATCCTCCCGAATCGGCCGGCGAACATCGTGATGAACACGATCATCAACTTCTTCAGACCGATTCCGTTCGTCATCTTCATCGCCGCGGTCTCCCAGCCGCTCGCGCGTGCCGTCATCGGGGTGGGTATCGGCACCAACGCCGGTGCGTTCGCCATCGGGCTGGCCGCATCCTTCGCGATCGCACGCATCGTGGAACAGCACCTCGTCTCGGTGTCGCCCGGCGTCATCGAGGCGGCGCGCGCGATGGGGGCCGGCCCCTGGCGCATCCTCTTCACCGTCGCGATCCCCGAAGCGCTCGGGCCGCTCATCCTCGGCTACACCTTCATCATCGTGGCGCTGATCGACATGACGGCGATGGCCGGCCTCATCGGCGGCGGCGGTCTCGGTGCCTTCGCCCAGATCTACGGCTTCCGACAGTTCGAACCTGTGGTGATGTGGGCGGCCATCGTGCTCATCGTCGTGTTCGTGCACCTCGTGCAGCTGCTCGGCAACAGGCTGGCGCGCAAGATCATGCGGCGCTGACTTCTTCGAGAACTCAGCGAGCCGGCGCGTCCTGCAGCGTCAGCCGCGTCGTGAACACGCGATCCTCACCGCTCAGCGGATCGACGAACCGCAGCTCGCGGGCGAGCAGCTGCAGCGGCCGGTCGAAGTCGTCCGGCGTCTCCGGAAGCAGGGTCGGATAGAAGCCGTCATTCAGGATGCCGAGACCGAGGGCTGCCAGGTGCACGCGGAGCTGGTGCATCTTGCCGCTGTGCGGTCGGAGCAGCGTGTGCACGACCCGATCATCGTCGCCGAGCAGCTCGATGAGCGTCTCGGAGTTCGGTTCGCGCTCGTCGTCGACCTCGACGCAGACCTGTCCCCGGAGCTTGACGATGTGGTTCCGATAGACGAGCGGGAATCGGGATCCGTCCCAGTCCAGCGGCCGAGCCGACACCGCTTCGTAGACCTTCTCCACGCGACGGTTCTCGAACAGCAGCTGATACGCGCCACGGGTCTCGGGCCGCGTGGCGAACATCAGGAGTCCGGCCGTCGCGCGGTCGAGCCGGTGCATCGGGGCGAGGTCCGGGATGCCGAGGGCGATGCGCAATCGCACCAGCGCCGAGTTCTGCAGATACCTGCCGCCGGGCGTCGTCGGCAGGAAGTGCGGCTTGTCGACGACCACCAGATTCTCGTCCTGATGGAGCACCTCCACCTCGAACGGGATGCGCTTCTCCTCGGGCGGTTCGCGGTAGTACCAGATGAACTCTTCGGCGCCCAGGGGCGCGTCGCGGCGCACCGCACTGCCGTCGCGGGCGACGATCTCGCCGTCGTCGAAACGAGCCAGCAGAGCCTCGGGATCGAGGTGGAAGAACCGCTCGACCATGTAGTCCGACACCGTCTCCCATGGACCGTCGAGCGGCACGTGCAGACGCGTGGCGCCGACGCCATTGCGCACGGGAAGAGGGGAGAGCATGGCCATTCGCACCAGCCTAGACGGCTTGGGTGAAGCGCGATCGATACTGGTGAGGCGACAGCCCGATCCGATCGCGGAAGTGCTTGCGCAGCGACGCCGATGTTGCGAAGCCCGAGCGGGCGGCGACATCATCGACGAGGAGGTCGCTGGTCTCGAGGAGTTCGCGCGCGCGATCGACCCTGGCGTCGGCGAACCAGTCGCCGACGGTGCGGCCGGTCTCGGCTCGGAAGCGCCGGGTCAGGGTTCGTACGCTCATTCCGAACCGGTCGGCGACGGCATTCAGCACGAGCGGCTCGTCGATCCGGGACATCAGCCAGTTCTGGATGTCGCTGGCGGAGCCG from Microbacterium sp. LWO13-1.2 includes the following:
- a CDS encoding MetQ/NlpA family ABC transporter substrate-binding protein, with translation MSRRSTSIIAALAAVPLFIALSGCATATSGAGSDGADAPADETVKIGVVGKGEPQWEAFVDAAADEGITVELVDFGSYEQPNPALAEGELDLNQFQHIVYLAGYNVASGKDLTVIGSTAIFPLGLYSKKYDDVKSIPKGETVVVPDDATNQARALLVLQSAGLVELKSGGTIFSDLADVDTAKSKVQVTALEAALIPTSLPDVAAAIINNDFVTDAGLTFDDAIAQDDPEDSNALPYVNIFAARAEDADNKTYLKLVEIFQTDEAVQAGLAESSGNTNVSLQTPVKDLVASLKKVEKDTEAQKG
- a CDS encoding GntR family transcriptional regulator — encoded protein: MTERPLLSSTEEGSPAMDIYRQLRGLIVSGQLGANERLPTVRQTANDLGVAAGTAAKAYKMLEQDGLVVSRTAAGTRVAESAAVLPLSVIRHIRDLVADAVSTGVEPDDVIDVLRAVWRTDAP
- a CDS encoding ABC-F family ATP-binding cassette domain-containing protein, with the translated sequence MAHLLGAEGLHLEYPTRVVFDSVTVGIEEGDRIGIVGRNGDGKSSLLGMLAGLKQPNAGRVTVRKGTTIGVLDQADTLDDSLTVAESVVGDTPEYEWAGDARTRDVIEGLLKDLAWDAPVLSLSGGQRRRVSLAKLLTGDWDVIALDEPTNHLDVEAITWLAGHLKKRWAANSGALMVVTHDRWFLDEICTETWEVHDRIVEPFEGGYAAYILQRVERDRMSAATEAKRQNLAKKELAWLRRGAPARTAKPKFRIDAANELIADVPEIRDKVSLQSLAVSRLGKDVVDLLDVSVTFPATESAPSREVLRDVEWRIAPGERTGILGVNGAGKSTLLGLISGTVAPTAGRVKRGTTVKVKTLTQRLDELTEVWKEPVRVVISRLRTSYTLGAGSKAQDLTPGQLLERLGFDSAQLSTPVKDLSGGQQRRLQLLLVLLDQPNVLILDEPTNDLDTDMLAAIEDLLDSWSGTLIVVSHDRYFLERVTDQQYAILGGHLRHLPGGVDEYLRLRTLERDAKPSAVATASASASLDGAALRTAQKEIASLERRIQKLTQQVNAAKQALAEHDQGDYEGLGTKMKAISAQQAEIEELELRWFELTEQLD
- a CDS encoding pseudouridine synthase; its protein translation is MLSPLPVRNGVGATRLHVPLDGPWETVSDYMVERFFHLDPEALLARFDDGEIVARDGSAVRRDAPLGAEEFIWYYREPPEEKRIPFEVEVLHQDENLVVVDKPHFLPTTPGGRYLQNSALVRLRIALGIPDLAPMHRLDRATAGLLMFATRPETRGAYQLLFENRRVEKVYEAVSARPLDWDGSRFPLVYRNHIVKLRGQVCVEVDDEREPNSETLIELLGDDDRVVHTLLRPHSGKMHQLRVHLAALGLGILNDGFYPTLLPETPDDFDRPLQLLARELRFVDPLSGEDRVFTTRLTLQDAPAR
- a CDS encoding methionine ABC transporter permease, which encodes MDRLNELWPQFWVAALETLYMTSIALVFGGILGLVWGVVLYVTRSGGILPNRPANIVMNTIINFFRPIPFVIFIAAVSQPLARAVIGVGIGTNAGAFAIGLAASFAIARIVEQHLVSVSPGVIEAARAMGAGPWRILFTVAIPEALGPLILGYTFIIVALIDMTAMAGLIGGGGLGAFAQIYGFRQFEPVVMWAAIVLIVVFVHLVQLLGNRLARKIMRR
- a CDS encoding serine hydrolase domain-containing protein, encoding MDNETLAQLLAQLVAQSADPSGPGLAVGIYHGGTLTAHAEAGLASVEFGVPIDEDTRFDIASMSKQFAATAVLLLARDGLIDLEDDIRSHLPELRLTTPVTITQCLQHTGGLPEWLQLTELTGRPLTRITQNQTLEFVAGLATLNFTPGSSFNYSNTGYVLAASLVHRVTGRTLGEFAAERIFAPLGMHRTLFREDSRAVLSEFAYGYETVADHLQRADSEECAVGDGGLVTSLSELGAWFRFLRDGDALGDDIRDTLVDSTPTFPDGSVGPYAYGIYHADLGGERAIGHAGAVAGYRSHLYYLPESDLGVVVLANHSAVRPTVIATKVARHAAGVPEPAAPTLVDGRDAAAPAGGWWIMRGADESVCTQPQPDGTLTLSGFQSGHFRLADDGWWYGDDRGEGLQLLIDADRLRLRIDMRPGRDLTFERCAAPDPSAAPPVGSYLSPELGTLVTIEPDGRFRIGLDLVGRIEPGPDGTFSAGQASVRRDGDDVLLGAFGVDGMRFVRQPDGTVIVGAPRGLERL
- a CDS encoding methionine ABC transporter ATP-binding protein produces the protein MPIVSLTNVSKAYPSSDRGAGDVVAVAVDDVTLSIDKGDVYGIIGYSGAGKSTLVRLINALEPATGGTITVDGVDITALDERELRRVRGGIGMIFQQFNLFSAKSVKANIAYPLKLAGWSKADIEARVAELLSFVGLSDKAKAYPEQLSGGQKQRVGIARALATGPAILLADEATSALDPQTTHEVLDLLKRVNQEQGVTIVIITHEMDVIQTIATKVAVMEAGRVIEQGDVFDVFSAPQNPASQRFVGTVVKGIPSPSELSVLRERHTGRLVTFSFRDGSTSQARVFLDLAQEGLEFELVFGGINDIRGRAFGHLTLAIRGDAAAIDRALEVIGQRVEVTEISREEAR